The following coding sequences lie in one Angustibacter luteus genomic window:
- a CDS encoding ATP-binding protein, whose translation MDVKREVGDSNGPRRELARDLAGFAIDGGALLIGVAEDTDTGTLTPSPVPLVGQAERIEQVAATRIDPPLFVQVRAIPTASDPARGYLWVDVPPSPLAPHMVEGAYWGRVDKTKGRLTDAQVLRLHAERKSVEASMSATLDLEIERDPVPLGLQREGHLYLAANPLSPQADLGLAFLKQRDQARLFRLINAPSTTLSNRARGIPPTPEYAGAMRLRAEGIAMSSLSEGARESPVNADRETDLVDIEFREDGGIRAVVGRATTTWGERRAIVDGLAVAYARLMLGWAREYGSECAFSGVWVFGLAATGLKNLSSSVYDSSSIRRQPPIYDAAQYRAVTRASTLELEDQPWAVADRLVSKLLRSLATEQYFIADLQTPNSAG comes from the coding sequence TTGGATGTCAAGCGCGAGGTCGGAGACAGCAACGGACCCCGGCGCGAATTGGCGCGGGATCTTGCCGGATTCGCTATTGATGGTGGCGCCCTGCTGATCGGCGTCGCCGAGGACACAGACACAGGAACGCTCACGCCTAGTCCCGTCCCCCTAGTTGGGCAGGCGGAGCGCATCGAACAGGTAGCAGCGACTCGCATCGACCCTCCACTCTTCGTGCAGGTCCGCGCGATTCCAACTGCGAGCGATCCCGCCCGCGGCTACCTCTGGGTTGATGTTCCACCCAGCCCGCTAGCCCCCCATATGGTTGAGGGCGCGTATTGGGGCAGGGTCGACAAGACCAAGGGACGGCTCACCGACGCCCAGGTCCTTCGCTTGCACGCCGAGAGGAAGTCCGTCGAGGCCAGCATGTCGGCCACCTTGGACCTTGAGATCGAGCGCGATCCTGTCCCTCTCGGCCTTCAGCGCGAGGGCCACTTGTACCTTGCCGCGAACCCGCTATCGCCTCAGGCAGACCTTGGACTCGCCTTTCTCAAGCAACGGGACCAGGCTCGCTTGTTTCGACTGATCAACGCCCCAAGTACGACTCTGTCGAATCGCGCCCGGGGCATTCCCCCGACACCTGAGTACGCCGGTGCGATGCGACTGCGTGCCGAAGGCATTGCCATGAGCTCGCTTTCGGAGGGTGCACGTGAGAGCCCGGTCAACGCCGATCGCGAGACAGACCTGGTGGACATCGAGTTCCGGGAGGACGGCGGAATCCGAGCCGTCGTGGGACGCGCAACAACCACCTGGGGCGAGCGACGCGCGATCGTGGACGGGCTCGCCGTGGCCTACGCGCGCCTGATGTTGGGTTGGGCACGAGAGTACGGCTCGGAGTGTGCCTTCTCTGGGGTGTGGGTCTTTGGTCTTGCCGCCACCGGGCTGAAGAACCTGTCGTCCTCGGTGTACGACAGTTCAAGCATTCGCCGTCAGCCTCCAATCTACGACGCTGCGCAGTACCGAGCCGTGACGAGAGCTAGCACCCTCGAGTTGGAGGATCAGCCCTGGGCTGTAGCGGATCGCCTCGTCTCGAAGTTGCTTCGGAGCTTGGCGACCGAGCAGTACTTCATAGCCGATCTTCAGACACCCAACTCGGCGGGCTAG
- a CDS encoding helix-turn-helix transcriptional regulator, protein MPARDEVFARSVAEELAVARRERGWSMEQLAGEAGLHRTSVGLIERGERGVTLQVAARLAWALDLSLGDLCRAAEARAGRG, encoded by the coding sequence GTGCCGGCCCGTGACGAAGTGTTTGCTCGCTCCGTTGCCGAGGAGTTGGCGGTTGCGCGTCGAGAGCGCGGCTGGTCCATGGAACAACTCGCCGGGGAGGCCGGCCTCCACCGCACGTCTGTCGGATTGATTGAGCGTGGCGAGCGTGGAGTCACGCTTCAGGTGGCAGCCCGGCTAGCTTGGGCTCTGGACCTATCGCTCGGTGATCTATGCCGAGCCGCCGAGGCACGTGCCGGTCGTGGCTAG
- a CDS encoding exodeoxyribonuclease III, which produces MLRVVSANVNGIRAAARRGGLDWLAAQQPDVLTLQEVRAGDDLLRELLAVGPFAGWHVSHDASLVAGHAGVAVLTRDEPLDVRHGVGRREFAGTGRWVEADVATQSGLLTAVSVYVHTGEAGTPRQDTKLRFLDAMGRRMSALRRVGGHVVVTGDLNVAHREADLKNWKGNRGKAGFLPAERALLDRWTSTRGGYVDVHRALAGEGPGPYTWWSWRGQAFDNDAGWRIDYHLASREMATKAVKATVGRASSYAERWSDHAAVTVDYDL; this is translated from the coding sequence GTGCTACGCGTCGTCTCCGCCAACGTCAACGGGATCCGGGCCGCCGCCAGGCGCGGCGGGCTCGACTGGCTGGCGGCGCAGCAACCGGACGTCCTGACGCTGCAAGAGGTGCGCGCCGGCGACGACCTGCTGCGCGAGCTCCTCGCCGTCGGTCCCTTCGCCGGCTGGCACGTCTCGCACGACGCGAGCCTGGTCGCCGGGCACGCCGGCGTGGCCGTGCTGACCCGCGACGAGCCGCTCGACGTCCGGCACGGGGTGGGTCGTCGCGAGTTCGCCGGTACCGGCCGCTGGGTCGAGGCTGACGTCGCGACCCAGTCCGGGCTGCTCACCGCCGTGTCGGTGTACGTGCACACGGGCGAGGCGGGTACCCCGCGCCAGGACACGAAGCTGCGCTTCCTGGACGCCATGGGACGTCGGATGAGTGCGCTGCGCCGGGTGGGTGGGCACGTCGTGGTGACCGGCGACCTCAACGTCGCCCACCGCGAGGCAGATCTGAAGAACTGGAAGGGCAACCGCGGCAAGGCCGGCTTCCTGCCCGCGGAGCGAGCGCTGCTCGACCGGTGGACGTCGACCCGCGGCGGGTACGTGGACGTGCACCGGGCGCTGGCCGGTGAGGGCCCCGGCCCGTACACGTGGTGGTCCTGGCGCGGGCAGGCGTTCGATAACGACGCTGGCTGGCGAATCGATTATCACTTAGCGTCACGAGAAATGGCTACGAAAGCGGTAAAAGCGACAGTCGGGCGGGCAAGCAGTTACGCTGAGCGATGGAGTGATCACGCTGCCGTTACGGTTGACTACGATTTGTAA
- a CDS encoding CAP domain-containing protein produces the protein MPSTPRVIARAGVAVALAAGVVAGAGVAPAQAAVSQSYLNAYEVRVVKAINAQRVSHHLKPLSYTSCPDRYAERLATQLRTKSTLTHQALLPIMKACSANRASENIARANLPARSLVALWMRSPGHRANILDPKVNQIGVGTQCASQCTTVTDFIRR, from the coding sequence ATGCCTTCTACACCCAGAGTAATCGCGCGGGCCGGCGTGGCCGTGGCACTGGCCGCTGGTGTGGTCGCTGGCGCGGGTGTCGCACCGGCGCAGGCGGCCGTCAGCCAGTCCTACCTGAACGCCTACGAGGTGCGGGTCGTCAAGGCGATCAACGCCCAGCGCGTCAGCCACCACCTCAAGCCGCTCTCGTACACCTCGTGCCCTGACCGGTACGCCGAGCGGCTGGCCACCCAGCTGCGCACCAAGTCGACGCTGACCCACCAGGCGCTGCTGCCCATCATGAAGGCCTGCAGCGCGAACCGGGCCTCGGAGAACATCGCGCGCGCCAACCTGCCCGCCCGTTCCCTCGTCGCGCTCTGGATGCGGTCGCCGGGTCACCGGGCGAACATCCTCGACCCCAAGGTCAACCAGATCGGCGTCGGCACCCAGTGCGCCAGCCAGTGCACCACGGTGACCGACTTCATCCGTCGCTGA
- a CDS encoding NADP-dependent isocitrate dehydrogenase, whose product MAKIKVAQPVVELDGDEMTRIIWQFIKDRLIHPYLDVDLKYYDLGIEHRDATDDQVTVDAANAIKQYGVGVKCATITPDEARVEEFGLKKMYVSPNGTIRNILGGVVFREPIIISNIPRLVPGWTKPIIIGRHAHGDQYKATNFKVPGAGELTMTFTPQDGSEPIQHVVANYGADGGVAMGMYNFNKSIEDFARASFSYGLQRGYPVYLSTKNTILKAYDGQFKDIFERIFEAEFKGEFDAAGLTYEHRLIDDMVAAAMKWEGGYVWACKNYDGDVQSDTVAQGFGSLGLMTSVLMTPDGQTVEAEAAHGTVTRHYRQHQAGKPTSTNPIASIFAWTGGLKHRGKLDGTPEVTGFAEALERVCIETVESGKMTKDLALLISKDQPFLTTEEFLAALDENLAAAQV is encoded by the coding sequence ATGGCCAAGATCAAGGTCGCCCAGCCGGTCGTCGAGCTGGACGGCGACGAGATGACGCGGATCATCTGGCAGTTCATCAAGGACCGCCTGATCCACCCCTATCTCGACGTCGACCTCAAGTACTACGACCTCGGCATCGAGCACCGCGACGCGACGGACGACCAGGTCACGGTCGACGCGGCCAACGCCATCAAGCAGTACGGCGTCGGGGTCAAGTGCGCGACGATCACGCCGGACGAGGCGCGGGTCGAGGAGTTCGGCCTGAAGAAGATGTACGTCTCGCCGAACGGCACGATCCGCAACATCCTCGGCGGGGTCGTGTTCCGCGAACCGATCATCATCAGCAACATCCCGCGGCTGGTGCCGGGCTGGACGAAGCCGATCATCATCGGCCGTCACGCCCACGGCGACCAGTACAAGGCGACCAACTTCAAGGTGCCCGGTGCGGGCGAGCTGACCATGACGTTCACCCCGCAGGACGGGAGCGAGCCGATCCAGCACGTCGTCGCCAACTACGGCGCGGACGGCGGTGTGGCGATGGGCATGTACAACTTCAACAAGTCCATCGAGGACTTCGCGCGGGCGTCGTTCAGCTACGGCCTGCAGCGCGGCTACCCGGTGTACCTGTCCACCAAGAACACGATCCTGAAGGCCTACGACGGCCAGTTCAAGGACATCTTCGAGCGCATCTTCGAGGCCGAGTTCAAGGGCGAGTTCGACGCGGCGGGGCTCACGTACGAGCACCGGCTGATCGACGACATGGTCGCGGCCGCGATGAAGTGGGAGGGCGGCTACGTCTGGGCCTGCAAGAACTACGACGGCGACGTCCAGTCCGACACCGTGGCCCAGGGCTTCGGCTCGCTCGGGTTGATGACGTCGGTCCTGATGACGCCGGACGGCCAGACGGTCGAGGCCGAGGCGGCGCACGGCACGGTCACCCGGCACTACCGCCAGCACCAGGCCGGCAAGCCGACGTCCACGAACCCGATCGCCTCGATCTTCGCCTGGACCGGTGGCCTGAAGCACCGCGGCAAGCTCGACGGCACTCCCGAGGTCACGGGCTTCGCGGAGGCGCTCGAGCGCGTCTGCATCGAGACCGTCGAGAGCGGCAAGATGACGAAGGACCTGGCGCTGCTGATCAGCAAGGACCAGCCGTTCCTGACGACGGAGGAGTTCCTCGCGGCGCTGGACGAGAACCTGGCCGCAGCTCAGGTCTGA
- a CDS encoding RluA family pseudouridine synthase, which produces MRRALPSPLPRRHGLEPAELRLPAGGDWATVLDYLHDRLPWAPSGRLEQMLDDGEVVDRDGPLGRLAPYRPGTSIWFHRDLPDEAPVPFEIDVLHRDDDLLVVDKPHFLATIPRGRHVLQTALVRLRTELDLPALSPAHRLDRITAGVVMFVVRPELRGAYQSLFEHRQVRKVYEAVAPYDPRVELPVERATRIVKERGVFAAAEVPGEPNSSTRIELVEQRDGLGRYRLLPLTGRTHQLRLHMCAIGLPILGDPLYPVVRDQAVDDWSRPLQLLARTLEFTDPVSGRPRRFESRRSLRAWTDPAGWAEDPGVATATGLPIS; this is translated from the coding sequence ATGCGCCGAGCCCTGCCGTCCCCGCTGCCGCGCCGCCACGGGCTGGAGCCCGCTGAGCTGCGGCTGCCCGCGGGCGGCGACTGGGCGACGGTGCTGGACTACCTGCACGACCGGCTGCCGTGGGCACCCTCGGGCCGGCTCGAGCAGATGCTGGACGACGGCGAGGTCGTGGACCGCGACGGTCCGCTCGGGCGGCTCGCGCCGTACCGACCGGGGACGTCGATCTGGTTCCACCGCGACCTGCCGGACGAGGCGCCGGTGCCGTTCGAGATCGACGTCCTGCACCGGGACGACGACCTGCTCGTGGTGGACAAGCCGCACTTCCTGGCGACGATCCCGCGCGGCCGGCACGTGCTGCAGACGGCGCTGGTGCGGTTGCGCACCGAGCTCGACCTGCCAGCCCTGAGCCCGGCGCACCGGCTGGACCGGATCACCGCGGGCGTGGTCATGTTCGTCGTCCGCCCCGAGCTGCGCGGCGCGTACCAGTCGCTGTTCGAGCACCGTCAGGTGCGCAAGGTCTATGAGGCGGTGGCCCCGTACGACCCGCGGGTCGAGCTGCCGGTCGAGCGGGCCACCCGGATCGTCAAGGAGCGCGGGGTGTTCGCGGCGGCCGAGGTCCCCGGGGAGCCCAACAGCAGCACCCGGATCGAGCTGGTCGAGCAGCGGGACGGGCTCGGGCGGTACCGGCTGCTGCCCCTGACCGGACGCACCCACCAGCTGCGGCTGCACATGTGCGCGATCGGCCTGCCGATCCTCGGCGACCCGCTCTACCCCGTCGTGCGGGACCAGGCGGTGGACGACTGGTCCCGCCCGCTGCAGCTGCTGGCCCGGACCCTCGAGTTCACCGACCCGGTCAGCGGGCGGCCGCGCCGGTTCGAGAGCCGGCGCTCGCTGCGGGCCTGGACGGACCCGGCCGGATGGGCCGAGGATCCCGGGGTGGCGACCGCGACCGGGTTGCCGATATCTTGA
- a CDS encoding MOSC domain-containing protein — MRVEPAVVSAVHVYPVKSLGGQAVDRARVELAGLRHDRRWMVVRPDGEVLTARERHVLLSVAASAGDDGLTLAAPGRDTLLVAPPDGPPDVAVSLSRLDRATCAGPAADAWVSDLLGEPARLVWLDDPARRPVGTHHGGSGTDPLSLADAGPLLLTTTASLHQLNSWVAAERVDRGEPASEPLAMLRFRPNVVVDGDLRPFVEDGWRRVRIGDVEYRFGEHCDRCVMTTLDPVTLAGGKEPLRTMARYRRWDHKVWFGVRLIPLSTGVVRVGDAVTDLGVP; from the coding sequence GTGAGGGTCGAGCCTGCGGTCGTCAGCGCCGTGCACGTCTACCCGGTGAAGTCGCTCGGCGGCCAGGCGGTGGATCGGGCGCGGGTCGAGCTTGCCGGGCTACGGCACGACCGCCGCTGGATGGTCGTGCGGCCCGACGGCGAGGTGCTCACCGCCCGCGAGCGGCACGTGCTCCTGTCGGTCGCGGCGAGCGCCGGCGACGACGGGCTCACGTTGGCCGCGCCGGGTCGAGACACCCTCCTGGTCGCCCCACCGGACGGTCCGCCCGACGTCGCGGTCTCGTTGTCCCGGCTGGACCGGGCGACCTGCGCGGGGCCGGCCGCCGACGCCTGGGTCAGTGACCTGCTGGGCGAGCCGGCCCGGCTGGTCTGGCTGGACGACCCGGCCCGGCGGCCGGTGGGCACCCACCACGGCGGCAGCGGCACGGACCCGCTGAGCCTGGCCGACGCCGGACCCTTGCTGCTCACCACCACTGCGTCGCTGCACCAGCTCAACTCCTGGGTGGCCGCCGAACGGGTGGACCGCGGCGAACCGGCGTCCGAACCCCTGGCGATGCTGAGGTTCCGGCCGAACGTCGTGGTGGACGGAGACCTCCGCCCGTTCGTCGAGGACGGCTGGCGGCGGGTCCGGATCGGGGACGTCGAGTACCGGTTCGGCGAGCACTGCGACCGGTGCGTGATGACGACGCTCGACCCGGTGACGCTGGCCGGCGGCAAGGAGCCGCTGCGGACCATGGCGCGGTACCGCCGGTGGGACCACAAGGTCTGGTTCGGCGTCCGGCTGATCCCGTTGTCCACGGGCGTCGTGCGCGTCGGTGACGCCGTCACCGACCTCGGCGTGCCGTAA